Proteins encoded in a region of the Teredinibacter purpureus genome:
- a CDS encoding type 2 periplasmic-binding domain-containing protein, with protein sequence MIHFLRSCYWPFFSPALRRGLRIFFFLSSLLFPSQAVIADTIIATYPLVAEKVQQQFDTYYLALMRLALDKSGADYKMIPYSITPITESRSEYNLKHNRYNIHWLHASPKRESDLIPIRIPLFKGLSGWRIFFIPKGDQPRFNRIENVDQLRVMLAGQGHDWPDTKILENNQFRTETSTQWLSLFKMLTIRRFDYFPRSIIEIWREENFFSNLDIDIDINIEIEQSLALHYPTAYYFFVRQEDRALANAVEKGLTIAIADGSFDQIFYHYLGESIRKANLNNRHVFHIPNTQMTFPTEEKLWYQPHAPISIPTVQEHNNPH encoded by the coding sequence ATGATCCACTTCCTGCGTTCGTGTTATTGGCCTTTTTTTTCTCCCGCATTACGTCGCGGTTTACGCATTTTCTTTTTCCTTTCGAGCCTCCTCTTCCCCTCTCAAGCTGTCATTGCAGACACCATTATTGCGACCTACCCATTAGTGGCTGAAAAGGTTCAACAACAATTCGATACCTATTATTTAGCGCTTATGCGGCTTGCTCTGGACAAGTCAGGTGCCGACTACAAAATGATCCCCTACTCAATTACGCCTATAACAGAAAGCCGGAGTGAATATAATCTCAAGCATAATCGTTATAATATACATTGGCTTCACGCGTCACCTAAACGAGAGTCGGATCTCATTCCTATTCGAATCCCTTTATTTAAGGGCTTAAGCGGTTGGCGAATATTTTTTATACCTAAAGGCGATCAACCACGATTTAATCGTATTGAAAATGTGGATCAACTTCGCGTAATGTTAGCTGGGCAAGGCCATGATTGGCCAGACACAAAAATATTAGAAAACAATCAATTTCGTACAGAAACGTCAACCCAATGGTTAAGCCTTTTCAAAATGCTCACTATCCGCCGGTTCGATTACTTCCCTCGTTCAATTATAGAGATATGGCGAGAAGAGAATTTTTTTTCAAATCTGGATATTGATATCGACATTAATATCGAAATTGAACAAAGCCTCGCTCTTCATTATCCGACAGCTTATTATTTTTTTGTACGACAAGAAGATAGGGCGTTGGCCAACGCCGTAGAGAAAGGTTTAACCATAGCAATTGCTGATGGATCTTTTGATCAAATTTTTTACCACTATTTAGGCGAATCAATACGAAAAGCGAACCTCAACAACCGACATGTATTTCATATTCCCAATACTCAAATGACGTTCCCCACCGAAGAAAAACTATGGTATCAACCTCACGCGCCCATTAGTATTCCAACGGTTCAAGAGCACAATAACCCACACTAA
- a CDS encoding CmpA/NrtA family ABC transporter substrate-binding protein, with amino-acid sequence MNDTITQLHFWARSTVAAISLSALTVLSPNLYAEELELEKDELTFGFIKLTDMAPLAVAYEQGFFEDEGLFVTLEAQANWKVLLDGVIDGALDGAHMLAGQPLGATIGYGTKAHIVTAFSMDLNGNGITVSNDIWKQMKPNIPLKDGKPVHPISASALKPVVDKYRSEGKPFNMGMVFPVSTHNYELRYWLAAGGIDPGYYGPGASGTVGQISADTLLSVTPPPQMPATLEAGTIYGYCVGEPWNQQAVFKGIGVPVITDYEIWKNNPEKVFGVSNSWSQKYPNTHIAVVKALIRAAQWLDENDNVNREEAVKILSQPNYVGADPDVIANSMTGTFEYEKGDVREVPDFNVFYRYYATYPFYSDAIWYLSQMRRWGQIGEDKPDSWYHDMAKKVYKPDIYMQAAQLLIAEKKVKKEDFPFGSDGYKPPQKEFIDNITFNGKKPNDYLAQFPIGLKAGETVTPSGITKK; translated from the coding sequence ATGAACGACACCATCACTCAATTACATTTTTGGGCAAGGAGTACAGTTGCTGCAATCTCACTCTCTGCGCTTACAGTATTATCGCCGAATCTTTATGCAGAAGAGTTGGAACTAGAAAAAGATGAACTTACCTTTGGGTTTATCAAGCTCACGGACATGGCACCACTGGCCGTGGCCTATGAGCAAGGTTTTTTCGAAGATGAAGGTTTATTTGTGACACTTGAAGCACAAGCCAACTGGAAAGTGCTCCTTGATGGCGTTATTGATGGCGCACTCGACGGTGCGCATATGCTTGCAGGTCAACCGCTAGGTGCAACCATTGGCTACGGCACAAAGGCGCATATCGTTACCGCGTTTAGCATGGACCTTAACGGCAACGGCATCACGGTTTCAAATGACATTTGGAAACAAATGAAACCCAATATTCCCCTAAAGGATGGCAAGCCCGTTCACCCAATCAGTGCCAGCGCTCTGAAGCCGGTCGTTGACAAATATCGATCGGAAGGTAAACCTTTTAACATGGGTATGGTTTTCCCTGTATCAACGCATAATTATGAATTGCGTTATTGGCTAGCCGCAGGCGGTATAGATCCTGGTTACTATGGGCCAGGCGCTTCAGGTACTGTTGGTCAAATTTCTGCCGATACACTTCTTTCAGTTACACCACCACCACAAATGCCCGCGACACTCGAAGCTGGCACTATTTACGGTTACTGCGTGGGTGAACCATGGAATCAACAAGCCGTATTCAAAGGTATCGGCGTACCAGTAATTACCGATTACGAGATATGGAAAAATAATCCGGAAAAAGTATTTGGTGTGTCCAATAGCTGGTCACAAAAATACCCCAACACTCATATTGCCGTGGTTAAAGCACTCATACGTGCCGCTCAATGGCTGGATGAAAATGATAATGTAAACCGAGAAGAAGCCGTTAAAATCCTTTCACAACCGAACTATGTTGGGGCCGATCCAGACGTTATCGCAAACTCAATGACAGGCACATTTGAGTACGAAAAAGGCGATGTGCGTGAAGTACCCGACTTCAATGTTTTCTACCGTTACTACGCGACCTACCCATTTTATTCCGATGCCATTTGGTATCTCTCGCAAATGCGTCGCTGGGGACAAATTGGAGAAGACAAACCCGACAGTTGGTATCACGACATGGCTAAGAAAGTGTACAAGCCAGACATCTATATGCAGGCAGCACAATTGCTAATTGCGGAGAAAAAAGTTAAGAAAGAAGACTTTCCTTTCGGCTCCGATGGTTATAAACCACCCCAAAAAGAGTTTATCGATAACATCACCTTCAACGGTAAGAAACCAAATGATTACCTCGCACAATTTCCGATTGGTTTGAAAGCCGGTGAGACAGTTACGCCGTCAGGAATCACTAAGAAATAG
- a CDS encoding ABC transporter permease, whose protein sequence is MNKFIHILQISGLTWFVPLVRLVSGEDPKTQAKELWMVMGIPIIAFVVFLGLWGQLSSKVVTSLGTIPGPTQVYEQAKGLWADHQFQREKEAKFYQRQELRNEKLEAAGKPEKVKWRTYTGAPTYIDQIWTSIQTVFMGFLIATLVAVPLGIFSGLSSTFNAAMNPIIQLFKPVSPLAWLPIVTMIVSATYVTSDNSWFSKSFLNSAITVTLCSLWPTLINTALGVSSIDRDLMNVGKVLQLGWFTKITKLVLPSSLPLIFTGLRLSLGVGWMVLIAAEMLAQNPGLGKFVWDEFQNGSSNSLGRIMVAVLTIGIIGFLLDRIMFTLQNLFTYSEKR, encoded by the coding sequence ATGAACAAATTCATACACATACTACAGATTTCAGGCCTAACATGGTTCGTTCCGCTGGTACGATTAGTCTCTGGAGAAGACCCAAAAACACAAGCAAAAGAACTTTGGATGGTAATGGGCATTCCTATAATCGCATTTGTTGTATTTCTTGGGTTATGGGGTCAATTATCTAGCAAAGTCGTAACCAGTCTTGGTACTATTCCCGGCCCTACACAAGTCTATGAACAAGCAAAAGGCTTGTGGGCCGATCACCAATTTCAGCGCGAAAAAGAAGCTAAGTTTTATCAACGGCAAGAATTACGCAACGAAAAACTCGAAGCCGCCGGAAAACCCGAAAAAGTGAAATGGCGTACATATACCGGCGCGCCCACGTATATTGATCAAATATGGACAAGCATTCAAACTGTATTTATGGGGTTTTTGATCGCTACGCTTGTTGCCGTACCTCTCGGAATTTTTAGCGGCCTTAGCTCTACCTTCAATGCCGCCATGAACCCCATTATTCAGTTATTCAAACCCGTATCACCACTTGCATGGTTACCCATAGTCACAATGATTGTAAGTGCCACCTACGTCACATCGGATAATTCCTGGTTTAGCAAATCGTTTCTGAATTCTGCCATTACCGTAACCCTATGTTCTCTATGGCCCACCTTAATCAATACAGCACTTGGCGTGTCATCCATCGATAGAGATTTGATGAATGTAGGTAAAGTACTGCAATTGGGTTGGTTTACCAAGATAACCAAACTGGTATTGCCTTCGTCTCTCCCTCTTATTTTTACCGGGCTACGACTATCTCTAGGCGTTGGTTGGATGGTATTAATCGCCGCTGAAATGCTCGCACAAAACCCTGGACTTGGAAAATTCGTATGGGACGAATTTCAAAACGGCAGCTCTAATTCTCTCGGAAGGATAATGGTCGCCGTGCTCACCATCGGTATTATTGGTTTCTTGCTCGATCGCATTATGTTTACGCTGCAAAACCTTTTCACCTACAGCGAAAAGCGATAA
- a CDS encoding ABC transporter ATP-binding protein: MALLEFKKVGKHYGSGNNLTPVLKDINLSIEEGEFVAIVGFSGSGKTTLISAMAGLLAPDCGEVLFKGKSITGPSSKRGIVFQNYSLMPWLTVYGNIQLAVDTVFGSWTKKKRDKHIHHYINMVGLSHAADRRPAELSGGMRQRVAVARALAMQPEVLLLDEPLSALDALTRSKLQDEMEEISQIEKKTIVLITNDVDEAILLADRVIPLNPGPNASLGPEFIVNIPRPRDRTKMNNNDTFKLLRKDITEYLMKVGMESANADDSFVLPTIQPNTARPPTKEALQAAQAPTSEMPTLPNKAAEKAAIHRTIHLDKYVEFSKASKIYPTPKGPLTVVEDFDLNLRKGEFISLIGHSGCGKSTVLSMVAGLNDISGGGIILDDTEITTAGPDRGVVFQAPSLFPWLSARQNVSLGVERVYPHGSKKERKEIVEYYLSRVGLADAMDKKAAELSNGMKQRVGIARAFALSPKLLLLDEPFGMLDSLTRWELQEVLMEVWKRTQVTAICVTHDVDEAILLADRVVMMTNGPNATVGKIMAVDLPRPRTRKQLLQHPDYYRYREELLTFLEECEHEQEDKPSPLPIPSENVKVPELATSTKAHNTAVCDAVDA; encoded by the coding sequence ATGGCTTTATTAGAATTTAAAAAGGTAGGCAAGCACTACGGTAGCGGCAATAACCTTACGCCGGTACTAAAAGATATAAACTTATCGATAGAAGAAGGCGAGTTCGTTGCAATCGTTGGTTTTTCTGGTAGTGGCAAGACAACCTTAATATCCGCTATGGCGGGTTTACTTGCACCCGATTGCGGAGAGGTACTCTTCAAAGGGAAATCTATTACAGGGCCGAGCTCTAAACGCGGCATTGTTTTTCAAAACTATTCGTTAATGCCGTGGCTCACGGTATACGGCAACATTCAACTCGCAGTCGATACGGTATTTGGCTCATGGACGAAAAAAAAACGCGATAAACATATTCACCACTACATCAATATGGTGGGGTTATCTCACGCGGCCGATAGGCGGCCGGCCGAACTCTCCGGTGGCATGCGACAACGCGTTGCCGTTGCGCGCGCGTTGGCCATGCAGCCCGAGGTACTATTGCTAGATGAGCCTCTATCCGCACTCGACGCTCTCACTCGTTCAAAACTACAGGACGAAATGGAAGAGATTTCTCAGATAGAAAAAAAAACCATCGTACTGATTACCAACGATGTCGATGAAGCCATATTACTCGCTGATCGCGTCATTCCGCTCAACCCCGGCCCCAATGCTTCTCTTGGCCCAGAATTTATTGTTAATATTCCACGCCCTCGCGATCGTACTAAAATGAATAACAACGATACGTTCAAACTATTAAGAAAAGATATTACCGAGTACTTAATGAAGGTGGGCATGGAATCCGCCAATGCCGACGACTCATTTGTACTTCCCACCATCCAACCGAATACTGCGAGGCCTCCCACCAAGGAAGCGCTTCAGGCAGCACAAGCACCGACAAGCGAAATGCCAACGCTTCCCAATAAGGCAGCCGAAAAAGCGGCTATTCACCGCACAATTCATCTAGATAAATACGTTGAATTTTCCAAGGCGAGCAAAATTTATCCGACCCCAAAAGGGCCTCTAACGGTTGTCGAAGATTTCGATTTGAACTTACGAAAAGGTGAATTCATTTCGCTCATTGGCCATTCTGGTTGCGGAAAATCAACCGTTCTAAGTATGGTTGCGGGGCTAAACGATATTAGCGGTGGCGGTATAATTTTGGATGATACAGAAATTACAACGGCCGGTCCCGACAGAGGCGTAGTCTTTCAGGCGCCGAGCTTATTCCCGTGGCTAAGTGCTCGCCAGAACGTAAGTTTGGGTGTTGAGCGTGTCTATCCGCATGGCTCCAAAAAAGAGCGAAAGGAGATTGTCGAATATTATCTATCACGTGTTGGTTTAGCTGACGCAATGGATAAAAAAGCAGCCGAATTATCGAACGGTATGAAACAACGTGTGGGTATTGCACGCGCCTTCGCACTCTCACCAAAGCTACTCTTACTTGACGAGCCCTTTGGCATGCTCGATTCACTAACGCGATGGGAACTGCAGGAAGTATTAATGGAAGTATGGAAACGAACGCAAGTTACCGCCATATGCGTTACACATGATGTAGATGAAGCCATACTGCTGGCAGATCGTGTGGTTATGATGACCAATGGCCCGAACGCCACCGTGGGAAAAATAATGGCGGTAGATCTACCACGGCCACGCACCCGCAAGCAACTTCTCCAGCACCCCGATTACTACCGGTACCGAGAAGAGTTGCTCACCTTTCTTGAGGAGTGCGAGCACGAACAAGAGGACAAACCTAGCCCATTGCCAATACCCTCTGAAAACGTAAAGGTGCCAGAATTGGCGACGTCCACAAAGGCACACAACACCGCAGTGTGTGACGCTGTGGACGCATAA
- a CDS encoding TonB-dependent receptor plug domain-containing protein yields the protein MDRIIKTSVILLVAGMMSVQPAKAQLDDLGIFNLSLAELMQIKVRGATLTSESLKKVPTAVTVFSQAQIKLLGLDTLDELMNLVPGFQAYRSNGTPLDYPYSSRGRRVSVPSAEILIMLDGHRIDDARSNGAAVVVPSFSLKQIETVEFIRGPGAAIYGSNAMMGVINIVSRSGVNRVGASVGSFNRKNAYAFASKRLLGGHLDFYGNVEADSGEDYTVPDIFNSGYANTDDPRQRAEFNLKYQWYDTLIQAQYSENQADNFVSITSPANGINYRKSSLASLSLKQAFSWHSLESYVWLGHSYSTTDVRMQRSPPSAFELISEPSSAEPLIQRGFFEGFSESRAQWHVDWTLAADANLQFGFEFRHLDVPELTGKANFDLGALGRNELPIRYSDDVSIVSVAQLATSRNIWGAYSQYQRDLWEKSHLTFGLRYDRFDEIGEQVSPRIGLVQEFGDSYSLKLLYGEAFRAPAENELNLVNAPAVGNLSVTPETVNTWELIGYGQWQHTELTWGYFENRFQDSIELVAGSGGQLEYRNIDGDEFSKGIEFEISHELNREWLLKGTYTRLLNKPENSLREAGVLASGVINYQRQSWNANVSAVYRGNRAFYGMGGDQVSLDTYWVLNGKVQYGLSEQWNIFLQVKNIAGNDYFTPPVGAPFSEGLPNRGRELLLGGEWQF from the coding sequence GTGGATCGTATAATTAAAACATCGGTGATTCTGCTTGTGGCAGGGATGATGAGCGTTCAGCCAGCAAAAGCACAACTGGATGATCTTGGCATATTCAACCTTTCTTTGGCTGAACTTATGCAGATTAAAGTGCGTGGCGCCACGCTTACCTCTGAATCCCTAAAAAAAGTGCCTACAGCGGTAACCGTGTTTAGTCAGGCCCAAATAAAATTGCTGGGCCTCGATACGCTGGACGAACTCATGAACTTGGTGCCCGGCTTTCAAGCCTATCGTTCTAACGGTACCCCCTTAGATTACCCCTACTCTTCACGTGGTCGTAGAGTCAGTGTGCCGAGTGCTGAAATTCTGATTATGCTCGATGGACACCGTATTGACGATGCACGATCCAATGGCGCTGCGGTTGTTGTGCCTTCCTTTTCTCTTAAGCAAATCGAGACGGTTGAGTTTATTCGTGGCCCTGGTGCGGCTATTTATGGCTCCAATGCCATGATGGGTGTTATTAATATTGTGAGCCGCTCGGGCGTTAATCGAGTGGGTGCAAGCGTAGGTAGCTTCAATCGAAAAAATGCCTATGCATTCGCGTCGAAGCGTTTATTGGGCGGGCATTTAGATTTTTACGGAAATGTTGAAGCCGATTCCGGTGAAGATTATACCGTGCCGGATATCTTTAATTCTGGGTATGCCAATACCGATGACCCTCGGCAGCGGGCGGAATTTAATCTTAAGTACCAGTGGTACGACACTCTCATTCAGGCGCAATACAGCGAAAATCAGGCTGACAATTTTGTGAGCATTACGAGCCCTGCTAACGGCATTAATTACCGTAAGTCCTCATTGGCCTCGCTGTCGTTAAAACAAGCGTTCTCATGGCACAGCCTTGAATCATATGTGTGGCTAGGGCACAGTTATTCAACTACCGATGTACGTATGCAACGCAGCCCGCCTTCTGCTTTCGAGCTTATAAGTGAGCCGAGTAGCGCTGAGCCGTTGATACAGCGGGGCTTCTTTGAGGGCTTTAGTGAGTCGCGAGCGCAGTGGCACGTAGATTGGACGCTAGCGGCGGACGCAAATTTACAATTCGGGTTTGAGTTTAGACATTTGGATGTGCCGGAGCTAACGGGTAAAGCGAATTTCGATTTAGGCGCGCTTGGGCGTAATGAGTTACCCATCCGTTATTCAGACGACGTTTCTATTGTATCGGTTGCGCAACTAGCTACGTCACGGAATATTTGGGGTGCCTATAGCCAGTATCAACGTGACCTTTGGGAAAAATCACACCTTACGTTTGGGTTGCGCTACGATCGGTTTGACGAGATCGGTGAGCAAGTGAGCCCAAGAATAGGGCTAGTACAAGAGTTTGGTGATTCCTATAGCCTCAAATTATTATACGGTGAAGCCTTTCGAGCACCGGCCGAAAATGAATTGAACTTAGTGAATGCTCCGGCCGTGGGCAACCTAAGTGTCACTCCCGAAACGGTAAATACCTGGGAATTAATCGGCTATGGTCAGTGGCAACATACGGAGCTGACATGGGGATATTTTGAAAACCGCTTTCAAGATAGTATTGAATTGGTGGCGGGTAGTGGTGGCCAGTTAGAATATCGCAATATAGACGGTGATGAGTTTTCGAAAGGGATAGAGTTTGAAATATCTCATGAACTCAATCGAGAGTGGTTATTAAAAGGTACGTATACCCGGTTACTAAATAAACCTGAAAATTCATTGCGTGAAGCTGGGGTGCTGGCCAGTGGCGTTATTAATTACCAACGGCAATCGTGGAATGCAAATGTAAGCGCGGTGTACCGAGGAAACAGAGCGTTCTATGGTATGGGTGGCGATCAAGTATCACTCGACACTTATTGGGTGCTTAATGGAAAAGTACAGTATGGCTTGTCGGAACAATGGAATATTTTTCTTCAAGTAAAAAACATTGCAGGGAATGATTATTTTACCCCACCCGTTGGGGCACCTTTCAGCGAAGGCCTACCAAACCGAGGGCGAGAGTTACTGCTTGGCGGAGAGTGGCAATTTTAA